From the genome of Dehalococcoidia bacterium, one region includes:
- a CDS encoding diphosphate--fructose-6-phosphate 1-phosphotransferase has translation MASGLVVGQSGGVTPVINASLAGVIAQALAETAIGPVYGMRHGVRGLLERDLIRLDGLDEAFLQRLRGTPGAWLGSCRYAPEEAELQPLLDTLAELDVRYYIYIGGNDSADTSARLARLARYRGRGLHVLNVPKTIDNDLPEMDHCPGYATAAAYVALCTRLLLLDTRAMRREEPLRVVEVKGRHSGWLTAAAAAFAEPGSAWPLLIYAPEQPLESERVLREVDTALSRCGHALLVVSEHAEDAAGRPVGEGRNVQRDAFGHDDSHGPGAFLQSLLQTDLKTRCRLEVLGAMQKVALLPQIALDRDEAFACGRHAVELALAGESGACVTLNREPDAPYRITLSSAPLERIARSERPLPAAFLNGSTPAQAFRDWIAPLVAEARPLAERLVETA, from the coding sequence ATGGCGAGCGGGCTCGTCGTCGGGCAGTCGGGCGGCGTGACGCCCGTGATCAACGCCAGCCTGGCGGGGGTGATCGCCCAGGCCCTCGCCGAAACCGCGATCGGCCCGGTCTACGGCATGCGCCACGGCGTGCGCGGCCTGCTCGAACGCGACCTGATCCGGCTCGACGGCCTGGACGAGGCGTTCTTGCAACGGCTGCGCGGCACGCCGGGCGCCTGGCTCGGCTCCTGCCGCTATGCGCCGGAAGAGGCCGAGCTGCAGCCGCTGCTCGACACGCTGGCCGAGCTGGACGTGCGCTATTACATCTATATCGGCGGCAACGATTCGGCCGACACCAGCGCCCGGCTGGCACGGCTGGCCCGGTATCGAGGGCGCGGGCTGCACGTGCTGAACGTGCCCAAGACGATCGACAACGACCTGCCGGAGATGGACCACTGCCCCGGCTACGCCACGGCCGCCGCCTACGTGGCGCTTTGCACGCGGCTCTTGCTGCTGGATACGCGGGCGATGCGGCGCGAAGAGCCGCTGCGCGTGGTCGAGGTGAAGGGCCGGCACAGCGGCTGGCTCACCGCCGCCGCCGCCGCGTTCGCGGAGCCGGGCAGCGCGTGGCCGCTGCTGATCTACGCACCGGAGCAGCCGCTGGAGAGCGAGCGCGTTCTGCGCGAGGTCGACACCGCGCTCTCGCGCTGTGGCCACGCGCTGCTGGTGGTCTCCGAGCACGCGGAAGACGCGGCCGGCCGGCCGGTGGGCGAAGGCCGCAACGTGCAGCGCGACGCGTTCGGCCACGACGACTCGCACGGCCCCGGCGCCTTCCTGCAAAGCCTGCTGCAAACCGACCTGAAGACGCGCTGCCGGCTGGAGGTGCTGGGGGCGATGCAGAAGGTTGCGCTGCTGCCGCAGATCGCGCTGGACCGCGATGAGGCGTTCGCCTGCGGCCGCCATGCCGTTGAACTGGCGCTGGCCGGCGAGAGCGGCGCCTGCGTGACGCTCAACCGCGAGCCGGACGCGCCCTACCGCATCACGCTCAGCAGCGCCCCACTGGAGCGCATCGCCCGCAGCGAGCGGCCGCTGCCCGCGGCGTTCCTCAACGGCAGCACGCCGGCACAGGCGTTCCGCGACTGGATCGCGCCGCTGGTGGCCGAGGCGCGGCCCCTGGCCGAACGGCTGGTGGAGACGGCGTAG
- a CDS encoding 2'-5' RNA ligase family protein: protein MEGVVSLLDERHTALAEALWAELERACGLHGVAATPFPHFSYQVAERYDRTALGAALNGFASEQPPFVVTTTGLGLFTGPRPVVYLPVVRTAALSRFHQALWQAIAGAGFAVQAYYHPDSWVPHITIGFDDVGAEGAAAIVRRLAERPLNWEIAVESIAFIGETEGRQEIVSRHPLGGPAAEPNA, encoded by the coding sequence GTGGAGGGCGTCGTTTCCCTGCTGGACGAGCGCCACACCGCGCTGGCCGAGGCGCTCTGGGCCGAGCTGGAGCGTGCGTGCGGCCTGCACGGGGTTGCCGCCACACCCTTCCCGCACTTCTCGTACCAGGTGGCGGAGCGGTACGATCGCACGGCCCTGGGCGCCGCGCTAAACGGCTTCGCCAGCGAGCAACCGCCGTTCGTGGTAACCACCACGGGGCTGGGCCTATTCACCGGTCCGCGCCCCGTCGTCTACCTGCCGGTGGTGCGCACGGCGGCGCTGAGCCGCTTCCACCAGGCGCTCTGGCAGGCGATCGCCGGCGCCGGCTTCGCTGTGCAGGCCTACTACCACCCGGATAGCTGGGTGCCGCACATCACGATCGGCTTCGACGATGTCGGGGCCGAAGGCGCGGCGGCGATTGTGCGGCGCCTCGCGGAGCGGCCGCTCAACTGGGAGATCGCGGTCGAGAGCATCGCCTTCATCGGCGAGACCGAGGGCCGGCAGGAGATCGTGAGCCGCCACCCGCTGGGCGGCCCCGCGGCAGAGCCGAACGCGTGA
- a CDS encoding RIO1 family regulatory kinase/ATPase codes for MSRELLPDEHVATFYDNGWITDVLYPVKSGKEATVYCCRAHPRTGQRLLALKVYRELRSRSFRNDAVYTEGRFRRETHELRAMRKKTAKGREFQFGAWLGHEYETMRTLHAAGANVPRPITAGENAILMEYVGDVESAAPPLQSVVLLPNEAEQLFTVAMRNVELMLGCNLIHGDLSAYNLLYWQGRLTMIDFPQAIDPRFNNGAYSLLQRDVENLYRYFRRCGVQADPVRLAGRLWDRFVRSQL; via the coding sequence ATGTCCAGGGAACTGCTTCCCGACGAACACGTAGCCACGTTCTACGACAACGGCTGGATTACCGACGTGCTCTATCCCGTGAAGAGCGGCAAGGAGGCGACGGTCTACTGCTGCCGGGCACACCCGCGCACGGGTCAGCGGCTGCTCGCGCTCAAGGTCTACCGCGAGCTGCGTTCGCGCAGCTTCCGCAACGACGCGGTCTACACCGAGGGCCGCTTCCGGCGCGAGACGCACGAGCTGCGCGCCATGCGCAAGAAGACGGCGAAGGGCCGCGAGTTCCAGTTCGGCGCCTGGCTCGGCCACGAGTATGAGACCATGCGCACGCTGCACGCGGCCGGCGCCAACGTGCCTCGTCCGATCACCGCGGGCGAGAACGCGATCCTGATGGAGTACGTCGGCGATGTTGAAAGCGCGGCGCCGCCGCTGCAGAGTGTCGTGCTCCTGCCGAACGAGGCCGAGCAGCTCTTCACGGTAGCGATGCGCAACGTCGAGCTGATGCTCGGCTGCAACCTGATCCACGGCGACCTGTCGGCCTACAACCTGCTCTACTGGCAGGGACGGCTGACGATGATCGACTTCCCGCAGGCGATCGACCCACGCTTCAACAACGGCGCCTACAGCCTGTTGCAGCGCGACGTGGAGAACCTGTACCGCTACTTCCGCCGCTGCGGCGTGCAGGCCGACCCGGTGCGCCTCGCCGGGCGGCTGTGGGACCGCTTCGTGCGCTCGCAGCTGTGA
- a CDS encoding antitoxin Xre/MbcA/ParS toxin-binding domain-containing protein, producing the protein MATPITAPMLELRNPDTGRLDARRIAGYLAIPLSRLAPALGRKYGTLHKAPDAPAVQEQLAPIAHSIEMLLEVLDDRAAVLAWMNAPHPDLGGRTPLAVIEMGLTNAVEGMLQAALWGIPT; encoded by the coding sequence ATGGCGACGCCGATTACCGCGCCCATGCTCGAGCTGCGCAACCCCGATACCGGCCGCCTGGATGCGCGGCGTATCGCAGGCTACCTGGCGATCCCGCTGTCGCGGCTGGCGCCCGCGCTCGGCCGCAAGTACGGCACGCTGCACAAGGCCCCCGATGCGCCGGCCGTGCAGGAGCAGCTGGCGCCGATCGCGCACAGCATCGAGATGCTGCTTGAAGTGCTCGACGACCGCGCTGCCGTGCTTGCCTGGATGAACGCGCCTCACCCTGACCTCGGCGGCCGCACCCCGCTCGCCGTGATCGAGATGGGGCTGACCAACGCCGTTGAAGGGATGTTGCAAGCCGCCTTGTGGGGGATTCCGACGTAA
- a CDS encoding cupredoxin domain-containing protein — MSRVIAGVLFLVAVFMLLGTACGGGGKGRQVAIAQTDEGCTPQTVQAARGEKLTFKIQNQGKKDHEFEGVNGAKVPEVEVPAGRTRSVDYTAPKQNGTQQIKCYIPNGSTTMISVTVGG; from the coding sequence ATGAGCCGTGTCATCGCGGGAGTCTTGTTCCTTGTCGCCGTTTTCATGCTGCTGGGGACCGCCTGCGGCGGCGGCGGCAAAGGCCGGCAGGTCGCCATTGCCCAGACGGACGAGGGCTGCACGCCGCAGACGGTGCAGGCCGCCAGGGGCGAGAAGCTGACGTTCAAGATCCAGAACCAGGGCAAGAAGGACCACGAGTTCGAGGGCGTCAACGGCGCCAAGGTGCCGGAGGTTGAAGTGCCCGCGGGCCGCACGCGTAGCGTCGACTACACCGCGCCGAAACAGAACGGCACGCAGCAGATCAAGTGCTACATCCCCAACGGCAGCACCACGATGATCAGCGTGACGGTCGGCGGCTGA
- a CDS encoding sugar phosphate nucleotidyltransferase, with amino-acid sequence MDSSTPPANTLVVVLAGGSNSRFQPLRDKTLLSMLGRPLLAHHLDALAAAGFRDVVVVANARTEDRIRELLAPYAAGGLAECVVQERAAGMGDAVQTVARRLGGAAQRPLLITQAHDVVEPALFGHVAEQVMAAPAGIDGFITGRQVSEYQPMGYLSVAKGGRLRGIVEKPGAGNEPSDLINFVLHWHRNAAALFAALREQYAGEAATDDHYERALAALFGAKRYELLRYDGDWFPIKYPWQVLDVMQFYLRGTGAGGQVTPDVRLFPGAKIVGPAYVGPGCVIGNNSLVRESMIGAGTEIGYGCEIARSWVGSGVHLHHTYLGDSVVDDGGNFGFGTVTGNFPFYPAPVRSTVGGERLRTGREKFGAIIGARVRTGIGALLYPGVKIGYGAYIGPGVVVTADVEPRRLIVVKQELDVRENPFVPPEEA; translated from the coding sequence GTGGATTCTTCCACGCCGCCCGCCAATACGCTCGTCGTCGTGCTGGCCGGCGGCAGCAACAGCCGCTTCCAGCCGCTGCGCGACAAGACGCTGCTCTCGATGCTCGGCCGTCCGCTGCTGGCGCATCACCTGGACGCACTGGCCGCTGCCGGCTTCCGTGATGTCGTGGTCGTCGCCAATGCGCGCACGGAAGACCGCATCCGCGAGCTGCTGGCGCCGTACGCGGCCGGCGGACTGGCCGAGTGCGTGGTGCAGGAGCGCGCCGCCGGCATGGGCGACGCGGTGCAGACCGTGGCGCGGCGGCTTGGCGGGGCGGCGCAACGGCCGCTGCTGATTACCCAGGCGCACGACGTGGTCGAGCCAGCGCTGTTCGGGCACGTGGCGGAGCAGGTGATGGCGGCGCCGGCAGGAATCGACGGCTTCATCACCGGCCGGCAGGTGAGCGAGTACCAGCCGATGGGCTATCTCTCGGTTGCGAAGGGCGGGCGGTTGCGCGGCATCGTGGAGAAGCCGGGCGCCGGCAACGAGCCGAGCGATCTGATCAACTTCGTGCTGCACTGGCACCGTAACGCCGCCGCCTTGTTCGCCGCGCTGCGCGAGCAGTACGCGGGCGAAGCCGCCACCGACGACCACTACGAGCGGGCGCTGGCCGCGCTCTTCGGCGCAAAGCGCTACGAGCTGCTGCGCTACGACGGCGACTGGTTTCCGATCAAGTACCCCTGGCAGGTGCTGGACGTGATGCAGTTCTACCTGCGCGGCACCGGCGCGGGCGGCCAGGTCACGCCTGACGTGCGCCTCTTCCCCGGCGCGAAGATCGTCGGGCCGGCGTATGTGGGGCCGGGCTGCGTGATCGGCAACAACAGCCTGGTGCGCGAGAGCATGATTGGCGCCGGCACGGAGATCGGCTACGGCTGCGAGATCGCCCGCTCCTGGGTGGGCAGCGGCGTGCACCTGCACCACACCTATCTCGGCGACAGCGTGGTCGATGACGGCGGCAACTTCGGCTTCGGCACGGTGACCGGCAACTTTCCCTTCTACCCGGCGCCCGTGCGCTCCACGGTCGGCGGCGAGCGGCTGCGGACAGGGCGGGAGAAGTTCGGCGCGATCATCGGCGCCCGCGTGCGCACGGGCATCGGCGCCCTGCTCTATCCCGGCGTCAAGATCGGCTACGGCGCCTACATCGGGCCGGGGGTGGTGGTCACCGCGGACGTGGAGCCACGCCGGCTGATCGTGGTGAAGCAGGAGCTGGACGTGCGTGAAAACCCGTTCGTGCCGCCGGAAGAGGCCTGA
- a CDS encoding carboxymuconolactone decarboxylase family protein yields the protein MPRLRQVPRAEATPAVLPMYDRLFGQRDPVAEPGTATGTPGNWWTVMAQSPEIFQSFVGQFGLIGSKSRVLPPRFRELGITRTGFAAGSRFVFSQHCKACRSVGITEEQIADLPVWASSAQFDAADRAVLAYTDELVLADGRVQDATFARLKALLSDEAILELTFIVCTYRLHATMCRALRLEYDDVPERVAEIPAPAPGAAAADIMRQISRE from the coding sequence ATGCCGCGTCTCCGCCAGGTGCCCCGCGCCGAGGCCACGCCCGCGGTGCTGCCCATGTACGACCGCCTCTTCGGTCAGCGCGACCCGGTGGCCGAGCCCGGCACGGCCACCGGCACGCCCGGCAACTGGTGGACGGTGATGGCGCAGTCGCCGGAGATCTTCCAGTCGTTCGTCGGCCAGTTCGGGCTGATCGGCAGCAAGAGCCGGGTGCTGCCGCCGCGCTTCCGCGAGCTGGGCATCACACGCACCGGCTTCGCCGCCGGCAGCCGCTTCGTCTTCTCCCAGCACTGTAAGGCCTGCCGCTCGGTCGGCATCACGGAGGAACAGATCGCGGACCTGCCGGTCTGGGCGTCCTCCGCGCAGTTCGACGCGGCCGACCGCGCCGTGCTCGCTTACACCGACGAGCTGGTGCTGGCCGACGGCCGCGTGCAGGACGCAACCTTCGCCCGGCTCAAGGCGCTGCTCTCCGACGAAGCGATCCTGGAGCTGACCTTCATCGTCTGCACCTACCGCCTGCACGCGACGATGTGCCGCGCCCTGCGCCTGGAGTACGACGACGTGCCCGAGCGCGTCGCCGAGATCCCGGCGCCGGCGCCGGGCGCCGCCGCGGCCGACATCATGCGGCAAATCAGCCGCGAGTGA
- a CDS encoding DUF4389 domain-containing protein — MTAGAWASARYPVSYDVPRPQRYNRWTVGFRWILAIPQLILFGGTGFSYFFTRFGGRSGTFGGYFFGGGVLSAVLGILVFLAWWAIVFTAVFPAGMQGFCLKLFRWEQNVHAYMALQTDPYPPFSGDEPYPLRLGVEPIARHNRLTVGFRLILAIPHFIVLFFLGIAQAIVTVIAWFAILFTGQYPEGMFTFSVGVSRWSARVRAYTLLFVDEYPPFSLEAQPNRGMA; from the coding sequence ATGACGGCAGGCGCCTGGGCTTCTGCGAGATACCCGGTTTCCTACGACGTGCCGCGCCCGCAGCGCTACAACCGCTGGACGGTGGGCTTCCGCTGGATCCTCGCCATCCCGCAGCTCATCCTCTTCGGCGGCACCGGCTTCAGTTACTTCTTCACGCGCTTCGGCGGGCGCAGCGGCACGTTCGGCGGCTACTTCTTCGGCGGCGGCGTCCTCTCCGCGGTGCTGGGCATCCTGGTCTTCCTCGCCTGGTGGGCGATCGTCTTTACGGCGGTCTTCCCGGCCGGCATGCAGGGCTTCTGCCTGAAGCTGTTCCGCTGGGAGCAGAACGTGCACGCCTACATGGCGCTGCAGACCGATCCCTACCCGCCCTTCAGCGGCGACGAGCCCTACCCGCTGCGGCTCGGCGTGGAGCCGATCGCGCGGCACAACCGTCTTACGGTCGGCTTCCGCCTGATCCTGGCGATCCCGCATTTCATCGTGCTGTTCTTCCTCGGCATCGCGCAGGCGATCGTCACCGTCATCGCCTGGTTTGCCATCCTCTTCACCGGCCAGTATCCCGAGGGCATGTTCACCTTCAGCGTGGGCGTGTCGCGCTGGTCGGCGCGCGTGCGGGCCTACACGCTGCTGTTCGTGGACGAGTATCCGCCCTTCAGCCTGGAGGCCCAGCCGAACCGGGGCATGGCGTAG
- a CDS encoding zinc-dependent alcohol dehydrogenase family protein, whose amino-acid sequence MFAQVIESPAPAESQPLRQRALPRPVPGPGELLIRVRACGVCRTDLHVAEGDLPPHKRPVVPGHQIVGIVEAFGAVPPPASAAPGGAHPAPQAQIALGERVGVAWLHRTDGACRFCRGGRENLCEHPLFTGWDVDGGFAEYVVAPAAFIYPLPPGFSDEQAAPLLCAGIIGYRSLRLAGVERGGRLGLYGFGSAAHVIIQVAVARGLEVYVCTRDAPHRALAEELGARWAGNTFDRPPALLDAAIIFAPAGEIVPAALKAVDRGGRVVCAGIHMSPIPSFSYDDLYWERQILSVANNTREDGRAFLAEAARAPVRSRVQTFPLAAAGEALLALKHDQIQGGSAVLLAP is encoded by the coding sequence ATGTTTGCCCAGGTGATCGAGTCGCCCGCGCCCGCCGAGTCGCAGCCGCTGCGGCAGCGCGCACTGCCGCGGCCCGTGCCCGGCCCCGGCGAGCTGCTGATCCGCGTGCGCGCCTGCGGCGTCTGCCGCACCGACCTGCACGTGGCCGAGGGCGACCTGCCGCCGCACAAGCGCCCCGTCGTGCCCGGCCACCAAATCGTCGGCATCGTGGAAGCCTTCGGCGCCGTGCCGCCACCTGCTTCGGCCGCACCCGGAGGCGCACACCCTGCGCCTCAAGCCCAGATCGCCCTCGGCGAACGCGTCGGCGTCGCCTGGCTGCACCGCACGGACGGCGCCTGCCGCTTCTGCCGCGGCGGGCGCGAGAACCTCTGCGAACACCCGCTGTTCACCGGTTGGGACGTGGACGGCGGCTTCGCCGAGTACGTCGTCGCGCCGGCGGCGTTCATCTATCCGCTGCCGCCGGGCTTCTCCGACGAGCAGGCGGCGCCGCTGCTCTGCGCGGGCATCATCGGCTACCGCTCGCTGCGCCTGGCGGGGGTGGAGCGTGGCGGGCGGCTGGGCCTGTACGGCTTCGGCAGCGCCGCGCACGTGATCATCCAGGTCGCCGTGGCGCGCGGGCTGGAGGTCTACGTCTGCACGCGCGACGCGCCGCATCGGGCGCTGGCAGAAGAGCTGGGCGCCCGCTGGGCGGGCAACACCTTCGACCGGCCGCCGGCGCTGCTGGACGCGGCGATCATCTTCGCGCCGGCGGGGGAGATCGTGCCGGCGGCGCTGAAGGCCGTGGACCGCGGCGGGCGCGTGGTCTGCGCCGGCATCCACATGAGCCCGATCCCCTCGTTCTCGTACGACGACCTCTACTGGGAACGGCAGATCCTCAGCGTGGCGAACAACACGCGCGAGGACGGCCGCGCCTTCCTGGCGGAGGCGGCGCGCGCGCCGGTGCGCTCGCGCGTGCAGACCTTCCCGCTGGCCGCCGCCGGCGAGGCGCTGCTGGCGCTCAAGCACGACCAGATTCAGGGCGGCTCGGCGGTGCTGCTGGCGCCATGA
- a CDS encoding FTR1 family protein encodes MLFSFLVTLREGVEIALVITILLGYLRSTGQRRHFREIWLGAGVAAAVCLAVGAGLELASRELDSQLVEGFEGFTMLFAVALLTAMAFWMKRQASGISSELRAHVDQALGAGSMATLVLLAASSVGREGLETTLFLFAGSATAGAGLSFVIGGLLGFVLAAFIGVGLYHGSSRMPLKPFFTISGVVVIVLAAGLVSNGVAHLHESGLLSNIGVRPWDTDALIASTSTLGQFLNTLLGYDSAPALSQIVLYWLYLLGVAAAFLWLPAAARPPQRAVQPAISSPGRS; translated from the coding sequence ATGCTGTTCTCCTTCCTTGTCACCTTGCGCGAAGGCGTCGAGATCGCGCTGGTGATCACGATCCTGCTCGGGTACTTGCGCTCCACCGGGCAGCGTCGCCACTTCCGCGAGATCTGGCTGGGCGCCGGCGTGGCCGCGGCGGTCTGCCTCGCGGTCGGCGCGGGGCTGGAGCTTGCCTCGCGCGAGCTGGATTCGCAGCTCGTTGAGGGCTTCGAAGGCTTCACCATGCTCTTCGCCGTGGCGCTGCTCACGGCGATGGCCTTCTGGATGAAGCGCCAGGCGAGCGGCATCTCCAGCGAGCTGCGGGCGCACGTGGACCAGGCGTTGGGCGCGGGCTCGATGGCGACGCTGGTGCTGCTCGCTGCCTCGTCCGTGGGCCGCGAGGGGCTGGAGACCACGCTCTTTCTCTTCGCCGGCTCGGCCACGGCCGGCGCGGGCCTGAGCTTCGTGATCGGCGGGCTGCTCGGCTTCGTCCTGGCGGCGTTCATCGGCGTGGGCCTCTATCACGGCAGCTCGCGCATGCCGCTCAAGCCGTTCTTCACCATCTCCGGTGTGGTGGTGATCGTGCTGGCGGCGGGGCTCGTCTCCAACGGCGTCGCCCACCTGCACGAATCGGGGCTGTTGTCCAACATCGGCGTGCGGCCCTGGGACACGGATGCGCTGATCGCCAGCACCTCCACGCTGGGCCAGTTCCTCAACACGTTGCTGGGCTACGACTCGGCGCCGGCGCTCTCGCAGATCGTGCTCTACTGGCTCTACCTGCTCGGCGTGGCGGCGGCGTTCCTCTGGTTGCCCGCGGCGGCGCGGCCGCCGCAGCGTGCGGTCCAGCCGGCGATCTCTTCACCGGGTCGGTCCTGA
- a CDS encoding MBL fold metallo-hydrolase has protein sequence MPDMYFHQELHEDCGCSAYIVGSRPAREVMVVDPAVEIEPYLELTRQHGFRILSVIDTHIHADHVSGARALAAATGAELCLHRSAEVGFPFRPLDDGDELHAGQVRLRVLHTPGHRPEAISLLVINDARSHEPSMVLTGDTLLVGDVGRPDFGGEAGARSLFQSVNRLLELPDWVEVFPGHFDGPCGKGMCGRPSTTIGFERRYNPVLEPLREQPDGAEQAFVQLISGTVPAKPLNMDAIIATNVGQMAAGWASPHGMDPVPELALEAAPAFIAEKRPFIVDVREPHEYAAFHLPGAVSIPQCELADRLAELPRDGELLIVCQSGARSERATRFLRQQGFANAVNLVGGSGGWKERGYPLEEGQPVA, from the coding sequence ATGCCGGACATGTACTTCCACCAGGAGTTGCACGAAGACTGCGGGTGCTCCGCCTACATCGTCGGCTCGCGCCCGGCGCGCGAGGTGATGGTGGTGGATCCGGCGGTGGAGATCGAGCCCTATTTGGAGCTGACGCGCCAGCACGGCTTCCGCATTCTCTCGGTGATCGACACGCACATCCACGCCGATCACGTCTCCGGCGCACGGGCGCTGGCGGCCGCCACCGGCGCCGAGCTCTGCCTGCACCGCTCGGCCGAGGTCGGCTTTCCCTTCCGCCCGCTGGACGACGGCGACGAGCTGCACGCCGGCCAGGTGCGGCTGCGTGTGCTGCACACGCCCGGCCACCGGCCCGAGGCGATCTCGCTGCTGGTGATCAACGACGCGCGCAGCCACGAGCCCTCGATGGTGCTCACCGGCGACACGCTGCTGGTGGGCGACGTGGGCCGGCCCGACTTCGGCGGTGAAGCGGGCGCCCGCTCGCTCTTCCAGAGTGTGAACCGCCTGCTGGAGCTGCCGGACTGGGTGGAGGTCTTCCCCGGCCACTTCGACGGCCCCTGCGGCAAGGGCATGTGCGGCCGGCCGAGCACGACGATCGGTTTCGAGCGGCGCTACAATCCCGTGCTGGAGCCGTTGCGCGAGCAGCCGGATGGCGCGGAGCAGGCGTTTGTGCAGCTGATCTCCGGCACGGTGCCGGCGAAGCCGCTGAACATGGACGCGATCATCGCCACGAATGTCGGCCAGATGGCGGCCGGCTGGGCCTCGCCGCACGGCATGGATCCTGTGCCGGAGCTGGCGCTGGAGGCGGCGCCCGCCTTCATCGCCGAAAAACGGCCGTTCATCGTCGACGTGCGCGAGCCCCACGAGTACGCGGCGTTCCACCTTCCCGGCGCCGTTTCGATCCCGCAGTGCGAGCTTGCCGACCGCCTGGCCGAGCTGCCGCGCGACGGCGAGTTACTGATCGTCTGCCAGAGCGGCGCGCGCTCCGAACGGGCCACGCGCTTCCTGCGCCAGCAGGGCTTCGCCAATGCCGTCAACCTCGTCGGCGGCTCCGGCGGCTGGAAGGAGCGCGGCTATCCGCTGGAGGAGGGCCAACCGGTCGCCTAG
- a CDS encoding RES family NAD+ phosphorylase codes for MLPEPALRALLPELPRISLAGPWWRAVAFRHLQGPPPEKSASGWAQPLWPGGPRIVGGRYTPQHRFDALYLASHPETALAEVGAVFHEPGGRSVPLASEPWVLISINGVLTDVLDVTSEAILEQLETTLQELTGDWRYMQSLGQEPPTQRLGRLAHESGVIAALRYVSAKNPATGAGLAIFTDRLLPGGSAFLEALDPQGRLTQRLPPG; via the coding sequence ATGCTGCCGGAGCCCGCCCTCCGTGCTCTCTTGCCCGAGCTTCCTCGGATCAGCCTTGCTGGCCCCTGGTGGCGAGCCGTCGCGTTCCGCCATTTGCAAGGCCCCCCTCCGGAAAAGTCAGCAAGCGGTTGGGCACAGCCCCTATGGCCGGGCGGACCCCGTATTGTTGGCGGCAGGTATACTCCGCAGCATCGCTTTGATGCTTTGTATCTTGCTTCGCATCCGGAGACGGCTCTCGCAGAGGTGGGCGCCGTTTTTCACGAGCCGGGAGGACGGTCCGTACCGCTGGCGAGCGAACCCTGGGTGCTAATCTCCATCAATGGCGTGCTAACGGACGTATTGGATGTCACGAGCGAAGCAATACTCGAACAGCTTGAAACGACGTTGCAGGAGTTGACCGGTGATTGGCGATACATGCAGTCGCTTGGCCAGGAGCCGCCGACGCAGCGGCTCGGGCGGCTGGCGCACGAGAGTGGCGTGATTGCAGCGCTGCGCTACGTCTCGGCCAAAAACCCGGCGACCGGCGCCGGGCTGGCAATCTTCACCGACCGTCTGCTACCGGGCGGCTCGGCCTTCCTGGAGGCGCTCGATCCGCAGGGCCGGCTTACGCAGCGGCTGCCTCCGGGCTGA